The following coding sequences are from one Prochlorococcus sp. MIT 1314 window:
- the gorA gene encoding glutathione-disulfide reductase produces the protein MEFQFDLIVVGAGSGGLAAAKRAASYGAKVAIIEVNKIGGTCVIRGCVPKKLMVYAAKSKNNMDSSEGYGIKSEDISFNSNILLKNVREEVSRLSDLHRNSLNKLNVTIFQGLGRFITQNELEIICPRTKKILNKVSSKKILISVGGKPKKLNIPGIEFAWTSDDIFELEKFPKSILIVGGGYIACEFASIFSNLGTEVTQLIRGQHLLNGFDEDLSSCLEESPTFTGINIISNTQLKSIKRENGNLESTLDSGDKVFTNGILIATGREPNLFPLNLDFLNLKMDGQYLDVDQLNQTSNANIFAVGDITNRPNLTPVAIEQGRVFSDNFFNNQKRKVNYENVPKAVFTIPEISTVGLSEKRAKEVYSEKNIKIFKCKFTPMSNTFKDKKSKCMLKIVVHTLTDKVLGCHMFGETSSEIIQMVSIALTAGITKKDFDKTMALHPTISEEFVTMYG, from the coding sequence AATTTGATTTAATTGTTGTTGGCGCTGGTTCTGGGGGACTGGCGGCAGCTAAACGTGCTGCTAGTTATGGAGCAAAAGTTGCAATCATAGAAGTAAATAAAATAGGAGGAACGTGCGTAATAAGGGGATGTGTTCCAAAAAAATTGATGGTGTACGCAGCTAAAAGCAAAAATAATATGGATTCTTCTGAAGGATATGGAATAAAAAGTGAGGACATAAGTTTTAATTCAAATATTTTGTTGAAGAATGTTAGAGAAGAGGTTTCCAGATTAAGTGATTTACATAGAAATTCTTTAAATAAATTAAATGTCACTATCTTTCAGGGCTTAGGAAGATTCATAACTCAAAATGAATTAGAGATAATTTGTCCGAGAACAAAGAAAATCTTAAATAAAGTAAGTTCAAAAAAAATTCTTATTTCAGTTGGAGGTAAACCAAAGAAATTGAATATTCCTGGGATAGAGTTTGCGTGGACTAGTGATGATATTTTTGAATTAGAAAAGTTTCCTAAATCAATATTAATAGTTGGAGGAGGATATATTGCTTGCGAATTTGCTTCTATTTTTAGTAATTTAGGTACTGAAGTCACTCAATTAATTAGAGGTCAACATTTACTTAATGGTTTTGATGAGGATCTGTCTTCATGCTTAGAAGAATCACCTACTTTTACTGGAATAAATATAATCTCCAATACTCAATTAAAGTCTATTAAGAGAGAAAATGGGAATTTGGAATCTACCTTGGATTCGGGTGATAAAGTCTTCACTAATGGTATCCTTATTGCTACAGGTAGAGAGCCAAATCTTTTCCCTTTAAATTTAGATTTTTTAAATCTAAAGATGGATGGCCAATATTTAGACGTTGATCAACTTAATCAAACAAGCAACGCTAATATTTTTGCAGTTGGTGATATCACAAACAGACCAAACTTAACTCCAGTAGCAATTGAACAAGGTAGAGTCTTTTCGGATAATTTTTTTAATAACCAAAAAAGAAAAGTAAATTATGAAAATGTCCCTAAAGCCGTTTTCACTATTCCAGAAATTTCCACCGTTGGTTTAAGTGAGAAAAGAGCGAAAGAGGTCTACTCTGAGAAAAATATAAAAATTTTTAAATGTAAATTTACACCTATGTCCAACACTTTTAAAGACAAAAAATCAAAATGTATGTTAAAGATTGTGGTTCATACACTAACTGACAAAGTATTGGGATGCCATATGTTTGGAGAAACATCATCTGAAATTATTCAAATGGTATCAATTGCATTAACTGCAGGCATAACCAAAAAAGACTTTGATAAAACTATGGCTTTGCACCCAACTATCTCAGAAGAGTTCGTGACAATGTATGGCTGA
- a CDS encoding calcium/sodium antiporter gives MSDFFFPIIEIILGVVLLFAGGEFFIQGAIYLSLILGIPQIVIGLTVVSLGTSSPELLVSLSSILKGSDSLAASNVIGSNIFNVLVVLGISSLITPLKVKSRIVRRDVPLLMAISCAVWAMSSTGLLTLQAGIFLIFCLALNTIWEINTINEKGEDTKDAEPEIAEFKDDYKGKPEILLKLIFGIFLLSFGSNILVNGSQTLATLLGVNEIVIGLTIVATGTSLPELVTSIIAAFKGKTDLAIGNVIGSNLLNQLLILGSCSIFSGFKGLVIEQSLIKVDLPFMVLTTFACLPIFWSKGKITRIEGFILLNLYIFYILDKILFLNGFNYLSELRIGLIIYFSLLIGILFTQEKLKFSES, from the coding sequence ATGAGTGATTTTTTTTTCCCAATAATAGAAATAATTTTAGGAGTGGTTTTACTTTTTGCAGGTGGGGAGTTCTTTATTCAAGGAGCCATATATTTATCTTTAATTTTAGGAATACCTCAAATAGTTATTGGATTAACAGTTGTTTCACTAGGTACAAGCTCTCCTGAGTTACTGGTAAGTTTAAGTTCAATTTTAAAGGGCAGTGATTCGCTGGCGGCTAGCAATGTAATAGGAAGCAATATTTTCAATGTTCTTGTGGTTTTAGGTATAAGCTCGTTGATAACACCTCTTAAGGTAAAAAGCAGAATAGTCAGAAGAGATGTTCCTCTATTGATGGCCATTTCTTGTGCGGTTTGGGCAATGTCATCAACAGGCCTATTAACATTGCAAGCAGGCATTTTTCTAATATTTTGTTTAGCCTTAAATACGATATGGGAAATTAATACCATCAATGAGAAAGGAGAGGATACAAAAGATGCTGAACCAGAGATAGCAGAATTCAAAGATGACTATAAAGGTAAGCCAGAAATTTTACTAAAGTTGATATTTGGAATATTTCTTTTAAGCTTTGGTTCAAATATTTTAGTAAACGGTTCTCAAACCCTTGCTACTCTTTTGGGTGTAAATGAAATTGTTATTGGTTTAACTATTGTCGCCACTGGGACATCGTTACCAGAATTAGTAACCTCAATAATTGCAGCATTCAAAGGCAAAACAGATCTTGCGATTGGTAATGTGATAGGAAGCAATTTGCTCAATCAACTTCTAATTCTTGGAAGTTGTAGTATTTTTTCAGGATTTAAAGGTTTAGTAATAGAACAAAGTCTAATAAAAGTTGACTTGCCCTTTATGGTTTTAACTACCTTTGCATGTCTACCAATTTTTTGGAGCAAGGGAAAAATCACCAGAATCGAAGGATTTATTTTGCTTAATCTTTATATTTTTTACATTCTCGATAAAATACTCTTCTTGAATGGATTTAATTATCTTTCTGAATTAAGAATAGGTCTAATAATTTACTTTTCATTACTTATAGGAATTCTATTTACTCAAGAAAAATTAAAATTTTCTGAATCATAA